The Raphanus sativus cultivar WK10039 unplaced genomic scaffold, ASM80110v3 Scaffold3918, whole genome shotgun sequence genome includes a region encoding these proteins:
- the LOC130507025 gene encoding heavy metal-associated isoprenylated plant protein 13-like: protein MTAQKSVLQLSVHEERIRKKSWKTVSKFSGVTSIAMDDKTGKMTVVGEVDVPKLVKKLRKICTADIVSVEIVKPPEKKEEKKEPEKPKEPEVIAHPVTYWNNQYQYHPASYASSYYPPYGYSRVVVEEPRPCVIM, encoded by the exons ATGACTGCGCAG AAATCTGTGTTGCAACTGAGTGTTCACGAGGAAAGGATCAGAAAGAAATCGTGGAAGACTGTTTCTAAGTTTTCAG gTGTTACTTCGATAGCAATGGATGACAAAACCGGGAAAATGACGGTGGTGGGAGAAGTTGATGTACCGAAACTCGTAAAGAAGCTAAGGAAGATATGTACCGCAGATATCGTTTCGGTGGAAATTGTTAAACCACCTgagaaaaaggaagagaaaaaggAGCCGGAGAAACCGAAAGAACCCGAGGTTATTGCTCACCCGGTTACCTATTGGAACAACCAGTACCAATACCATCCTGCTTCATATGCAAGTTCTTACTATCCACCATATGGGTATTCTAGAGTTGTGGTGGAGGAACCAAGGCCTTGTGTGATTATGTAA